From Ascaphus truei isolate aAscTru1 chromosome 20, aAscTru1.hap1, whole genome shotgun sequence, one genomic window encodes:
- the LOC142470902 gene encoding olfactory receptor 11L1-like, which produces MYLLTVVAHLLVIMLVALDHRLHKPMYLLLVNFSLLEVLYTTVTVPKMLDALLTNHKEISTPACLAQFYFLFSFGAAENCLLAVMAYDRYVAICWPLHYTSVMTRRTSGGLALGAWGGGMLAATPPAIWISTLRFCFPNRIDHFFCDYAPLLKLSCQDTSVGEFTFMIMSWSVILGCFLLIMVSYALIILCVLRIPSTEGQRKAFSTCASHLTVVSIFYGTVIFMYIRPTSHIRFPVDKVVSVFYCVVTPLMNPVIYCLRNQEVKNALDKAMQKWGA; this is translated from the coding sequence ATGTACCTCCTCACAGTCGTGGCTCATCTTCTCGTCATCATGCTGGTGGCCCTGGACCACCGACTTCACAAGCCCATGTACCTGCTGCTAGTCAATTTCTCCCTGCTAGAGGTCCTGTACACTACAGTGACTGTCCCAAAGATGCTTGATGCCCTGCTGACCAACCACAAGGAGATATCCACCCCTGCCTGCCTTGCTCAGTTTTACTTTCTCTTTAGCTTTGGGGCAGCTGAGAACTGCCTCTTGGCTGTCATGGCATATGACCGCTATGTGGCTATATGCTGGCCTCTCCATTACACCTCCGTGATGACCAGAAGGACTAGTGGGGGCCTGGCCCTGGGTGCCTGGGGTGGAGGGATGCTTGCTGCTACCCCTCCAGCTATCTGGATCTCCACTCTGAGGTTCTGCTTTCCTAATCGTATTGACCACTTTTTTTGTGATTATGCCCCTCTTCTCAAACTCTCCTGCCAGGACACCTCGGTGGGAGAGTTTACCTTTATGATTATGTCTTGGAGCGTCATCCTTGGCTGCTTTCTCCTCATTATGGTGTCCTATGCCCTCATCATCCTCTGTGTCCTGAGGATACCCTCCACTGAGGGACAGAGAAAAGCATTTAGCACTTGTGCATCCCACCTGACTGTTGTGTCCATCTTCTATGGGACAGTTATCTTCATGTACATCAGGCCCACCTCGCACATCAGGTTCCCAGTGGACAAGGTTGTGTCGGTCTTCTACTGCGTGGTGACCCCTCTCATGAACCCTGTCATATACTGTCTGAGGAACCAGGAGGTCAAGAATGCTCTGGATAAAGCCATGCAGAAGTGGGGAGCATGA